A window of Streptomyces sp. NBC_01224 genomic DNA:
CGCTGCGGTCCGCGGCGAACGGCCGGGACGCTGAAGCGGGTTCGGCGGTGTACCGCGACAGTGCTTGTGCCTGGACGAAGCCGGCGACGGTGATCGGGGTGATCGCGGCCTCGGTCCCGCCCGCGATGACCACGTCCGCCTCGCCGGCACGGATGAGCCTGGCCCCCAGGGCGATCGCCTCGGCACCGGAAGAGCACGCCGAGACAGGCGTGTAGACCCCGGCCCGTGCGCCGTATTCGATACTGATCAGCGCCGCCGCCGCATTGGGCATGAGCATCGGTACCGTGCGTGGCGAGACGCGCCGCGTCCCGGCCGCCTCCAGTACGTCGTCTTCCTTCAGCAGCGTCCGTACGCCCCCGATGCCCGTGCCGATCGCTGATGCGAGCCGGTCCGGGTCGACCCGCGGGGCACCGGCATCGGCCCAGGCTTCGGCCGCCGCGGTGAAGGCTGCCTGCTGCGAGCGGTCGAGCCGCCTGGCCTGCACCGGCAGCAGCGACTCGGCGGGGTCGATCGCCATCGTCCCCGCGACGGTGTCGGGAAGGCCAGCATCCTCGTGGCCGCGCAGGACGCCGCCGCGGATGCCCGACTTGCCGGCAAGCAGGGCTTTCCAGGTGGACTCCACGTCTCCACCGAGTGGTGTGATCGCGCCGAGTCCGGTCACGACGACTTCAGTCCGGTGCATGCCCATCAACCTTTCTTGTATGCGATACAAGCGAACAGAGTCTTGTTGTATCACATACAATTTGGGTGTGGAGAAGAAGCGAACCGAAGCTCGGTCAACGTCGGCTCGGTCGCGTGACCGCGGTCGCGCGACGAGGCTCCGGCTGATTGAGGCAACTGCACGGCTCTGCAAGGAGCGGCCCGGCGCTGAGGTGAGCGTCGCGGAGATCGCGAACGCGGCAGGCGTCTTCCCCAATCAGGTCACCTACTACTTCGGCTCCAAGGACTCGCTGCTCGTGCACGCCGCCTTTCTCGGCTTGCTGCACGACGCCCGACGGATTGAGCGCATCGGTCGCCAAGCCCCCGATGCGGCGACATTTAGGCGCAACATCGCCCGCGCCGTACTGGCCATGCCCTCGCTCCCGTCAGTCGCGCGAGCACTCGCCGCCGGGATCTCCAAGCCCGAACTCGCCCCCGTGGTCGACCGGCACCTCCAGTTGCTATTCCGGCAATCCGAGCGCTTCGTGAGCCAGCTCATCGACGGTCGCGGCTGGAGGGCCCGTCGACCGCTCAACGTGGAGGTCAGGACGTTCTGGAGCACCGCGCTCGGCGCAGTGCTGCTCGTCCGGGCCGGGGCACACGGCACTGTCACCGACCTCGACCTCGCCGGAGCATTGACCATCCACGACGAACCCGATCCCGGTTAGCTCAGTCGAACAGGCCGGCGACGACGAGCGCGGTTCCCGCCCGACGGTGGCCTTGTCGCGGTCGGCATGTTCGCCGTCGCCGACGAACTCCACTGCTGCGGCTAGTGCAAGGCGTCAAGAACCTGCTTGCCAGCAACAGTTAGCCATCAACGGCCAGAACGCGAGCCGCTGCACAGGACAGAACACAGACAGTGACTGCACTTGACGCTTGGGCAGCAGTACCCGCGACAGTTGAATACGCGAGCCCGCCAGTACCGAGGCCGTACCAGGCCGCCGCGCGGTGCTTCCCCGTCCCCCGGCCTTGGCGGTTGGGGACGGCGCGAGGGAGGCTGGAGAGGGGGCAGGAGGCCGTCATGCGCGTCCAGGACATCCGGATCGGCGAGACCTACCAGGTCAAGGTCCCCCAGCGACTGCCGCCGGCCCTCCGCCACCGTATCCCCCGCACCCATGCCGACTTCGCCGCCGACATGCGACTGAACCTGCGCCGCGGCGACCGCTTCGACCTCACCGTCACCGGTACCGACCCCGAGGGCGCCACCGTCGACGGCTACGAGGCCACCACCACCAACCGGGTCACCCTGCGCCTCACCGCCGACCAGATCGAACTTCTGGACCTCCCCGCCGGCCCCGAGTACGAGATCGACGGCTTCGTCACCGACACCGACGGCAACGAGGTCACCCTCCCCGCCGCCACCACCTACACCGTCCTGCCCGCCGTCTGGCTGCATCCCCTCGAAGAACCCGTCCCCCTCGCCCCCAGCACCGCCCGGTTCTACCGCGCCCGGGTACAGGCACAGGCCACCGGGATGACGGCCCAGGACGTTGCTCGCGCTGCTGAGGACGCACAGGAATACCAGCGCGACATCGCCGGGCAGGCACTGGACAGCTACCGAGCCGAGGAATGGCTCCGCACCGCCGAAGTGGAACACCAGGAATGGCTCCGGATCTCAGCACTCATGACAGACAAGACAATGAAGACGTACGCCCCGCAGAACGACCCGCAAGGAATGACACCCCACTCCTGAGAAGCATGCTCCCGTGCCCCTGACCCTCGCGGCTGAGATCGCTTCGCGCGCCAGTGCGGCAGGTCAGATGCGCGGCAGCGTCCAGTGAGACAGACAGGAATCGTGGGTGTGCGCCGGCCGCCCCCGCGCGCTTTGAAATCTGTGAGTCTCACAGCCCATTTCCCCAGGTAGGCGCGCTGCCCTGTGAGAGCAGCCGTCGGCCAGGGCCTGCGGCTGCTGCATAGTGTTGCTGCTGATCGTCGTGGTGGTGGCTGGGATGGTGGTTCGTGGTGCAGCGCAGCATTTGCACGCCCCGGGCGGGACAGGGGTGCTGCTGCTCCGCGAGATGACCGCGCCGCAGCCCCCTATCTGATCGGCCTCCGCGACACGGCCGCATTGCTGACCGGATTCGCCCTCGCCGCTTGCAGCTCCGAGGCACGGCTCCTCGGCTGGACCGACGTCATCGAGGTCGAGCAGGGCCTCGAATTCCAGCTCTGGCGGCCGAAGGTCAACAAGGACGACGCGCACGGCGTACCGTACGGCACGTTCCCCGGCATCTGCCCCGTGCGGGCCCTTCGCGCATGGCGGCAGTGCCTCATCGACCGCGGCTGCCAGCCACCGGCCCGATCTTCATCCGCATCGACCGCCACGGCAGCATCAGCCACCGGAAGTTCCGCAACGGCGAGGAAAGCGGCGACCCGTCCGGCCGCATGGCCGGCGAGGGCATCGCGGAAATCGTCACCCGCGCCGTCGCCCGCGCTGGCCTCACTGCAAGGCCGAACGATCTGTTGGCTCCCCGACCTGCCCGCCCGCTGGACCGGTCACCCCCTACGCTGAGGATTCGCCACGCGAGAAGGGCGCCGACACGATCGCAACGTGTCGCGAAGGCGGATGGGGCGACGGCTCAAAGGCCGTCGCCGACTATTTCGACATCGGCTGCCAACAGAGGACTGTCAGCCGCAGGACCGCGTGGGCGGTGTGGTCAGCCGATGAAGGACAGCCGGACTTGGCGTTCGGGGCTCTCCCGGTTGGAGTTCACCAGTACAACCGACTGCGAGGCCCCCAGCTCCAGCTCACCATTGACTACGGGCAGCGTGGCGTGTGGTGGTACCAGTGCCGGGAGCACGTGGTCACTGCCGTGGCCTGGACGACCGTGGCGGGCTCGCCAACGGTCGTCCGCGGGAAGAATTTCGCGGAGGGCTGCCAACAGGTCATCGTCACTGCCCGCGCCGGTCTCGATGATCGCCAGGCCGGATGTCGCGTGGGGGGTGAAAACGTTCAGCAGTCCGTTTCGCCCATAAGCGACCTCCCGGAGGAACGCGGAGCATGCGTTGGTCAGGTCGTGCATGGTCTCAGTGGCGCCGGTTGCAATGTTGATGGTGCGGGTGGTGAAGGTGCCGGTCATGCTTCACCCGTACCCATCGCGCAGCAAAAGCACTAAGGGCCGGATGGGTTGTTCCTCCGGGACTCCGCCGGTAGGGGCACGTGCTCCCGTACCTGGACAGGCCCATCGCACCGTCTCATCCGAATACAGCAAGCCCAGCCCTGAACTGCGGCTTCCTCGCTCTCCCGGCCCCATACGCATCCCTTGCCGTCCAGCGCCTCGATTGTGCGACATCCCGCGAGTTCCCCTGGCCACGGCATAGGGACGCAGCGGGGCTCAGGGGAACTCGCGAGATGTCGCACAGTCCCGCCGGTCTTCGCCCGGGTCTGGGAGCCCCGAGACCGGGTGGTGTCATCCAAGCGTCCCCAAGACCGGCGGCGGGGTCATCCGGGGAGGGGGCGGTCTTCGACGACGTGCTTCATGACGAGGGTGGAGGTCAGGCGCTGGACGCCGGGAAGGCGTGCGAGCTGCTGGTCGTAGAGCTGCTGGAAGGCGGCCAGGTCGGTGGTGGCCACGCGCAGCAGGTAGTCGGGTTCTCCGAACAGGCGCTGGGCCTGGAGGACGTGGGGGATGGCGGTCACCGCTTCTTCGAAGGCGGTGACGGTGTCGGGTGCTTCCCAGCGCAGGGTGGCGAAGACGAGGGTCTCGAAGTTCAGGCCAAGGGCGGCGGGGTCCACCACCGCCCGGTAGCCGCGGATCGCGCCCTGGGCTTCGAGGTCGCGCAGGCGGCGGTGACAGGGCGAGACGCTGAGCTGCACCCGCGCGGCCAGCTCGGTGATCGTGAGGCGACCATCGCGCTGCAGCTCAGCAAGAATCTTCCGGTCGTGCCGGTAAGCGTCCCGACGCTCTTGGAGCGCCCCGTTGTAGAGCGAACAGTGGTCGCGCAGCATCTCACCGAGCGCGGCTGCCTGACCCACGGTGGGCCGCATGAGGAATTTGTACGTACGGATCACCGGCCCACCCCCTTCCGGTCGAGCTCGCTCGAGCATACTACGCTTGGTTTATGTCACCACGCTGGGAACCAAATCCCGAGGTCCGTCGGGGCCGCCACGTCGTCTACAACCTCCACGCACACTTGGTGTTCGTGACAAAGTATCGGTGCGAAGTCTTCAACGACGCCATGCTGACGCGCTGCGAGGAGATCATGAGGGACGTCTGCACGGACTTCGGCGCGGAGCTGATCGAGTTCAACGGCGAAGAGGATCACGTGCACCTCCTGGTGCACTACCCGCCGAAGGTCGCCCTGTCGGCCCTGGTGAACTCGCTCAAGGGCGTGTCCTCCCGCTACCTGCGGCAGGAGTTCACCGGCCGTGTCAACCGCTTCATCATGCACGGCCGTTTCTGGTCGGGCTCCTACTTCGCCGGGTCCTGCGGTGGCGCACCGTTGGATATCGTCAAGCAGTACATCGAGCAGCAAAAACGTCCGCTTCAGCCTGAGAGTCAGAGCAGTCCCGAGATCGGATTCCCTCCCCGCCTGAAGTCGGGGATTCCCTCCGAATAGAGGGATGGATCGGGCCGGCTGCGAGGCTGCCAGTGTGGGCTCTCATACCGGCCGGGTGGATACCTGTTCGGGGAATCAGCGCTGATCGAACCCACCGGAGACGTGAACTGGTGTACGTATCCAGGTTGTTGCGACGTAGGTTGTGCGTTGACAGTTCACGCCTCGGTTGAAAGACGGACGGTACCCATGAACGACCACGCCACGTCGCCCGGACCGGCGGCGCATCAGAAGATCGATACGTCGGTGCCGCACTCGGCCCGGATCTGGAACTACTGGCTGGGCGGGAAAGACAACTACCCCGTTGACGAGGAAGCCGGCGACGCATACAGCGCCGTCTTCCCCGGCATCGTCACCATCGCCCGCAGCAGCCGCGCCTTCCTGCGCCGCACCCTCACGTACCTGGTCACCGAGAGGGGCATCCGGCAGTTCCTGGACGTCGGGACCGGCCTGCCGACCGTGAACAACACCCATGAGGTCGCCCAGCGGCTCGCCCCCGAGACCAGGATCGTCTACGTCGACCACGACCCGTTGGTCCTCGCGCACGCCCGTGCCCTGCTCACCTCCACCCCCGAGGGGGCAACCGCCTACGTCGACGCCAACCTGTCCGACCCTGATCGAATCCTGGCGGCTGCCGCCGAGACGCTGGACCTCACCCGCCCGACCGCCCTGATTCTCAGCAACATCCTGGGCCACGTCGCCGACTACGACCACGCGCGCGGCACCGTCACCCGTCTGATGGACGGATTGCCGTCCGGCAGCTACCTCTCCATCAACGACGGTTCACGGGGCACCGACGCCGACTACGAACAGGCCCAGGACGCGTACAACGAAACCGGCGCCGTACCGTACTTCCTGCGCCCCGTCGACGAAATCGCGGCGTTCTTCGACGGTCTGGAACTTTTGGACCCCGGGGTCGTGTCGGTCCCCTTCTGGCGCCCGGACCCGACTTCCCCCACCCCGGAACCCATCGGCGAGCACGGCGGCCTCGCCCGCAAGCCGTGACACCCTGACGGACCGGAGCACGCGTACGACCGGACAGACCGCCGTCTCGTGCGAGACGGCGGTCTTGTCACACGCACGCGTGGCCGACGCCACAACCTGCGACGAACGCCGCTCTCATGGCCGGCGCCGCTCACGCCCGCGACCTTGACCGAGGATTCCGTCACTCCTGAAGTTCCCCCCTGGTCTTGGACAGCGGTTGCTTACGCTGCGGGGGTGAAGTCGTGCTGCAGCCTGGCTCGGGTTTCGAGTGGGGTGAGGTACCCGAACTCGGGGTGCTTGCGGAGCCTGGTGCGGTTGTACTCGACCTCGATGAAGCGGAAGATGTCAGCGCGGGCCGCCTCGCGGCTCTCCCAGACGGCGGTGCCGATCTCCGCTTTCAGCAGTCCGAAGAAGCTCTCGGCTGCGGCGTTATCGTAGCATATGCCGGTTCTTCCCATGCTCTGCCTCAGGTTCAACTCCTGTAGTTCGCGGCGGAATTCGCCACTCGTGTACTCGCTTCCGCGATCGGTGTGCATGATGCAGCCACCCTGAAGGTCACCGCGGCCGGCGGCCATCCGCAGCGCGTCGGTGACCAGCTCGGCACGATGGTGTTCGGCCATCGCGTAACCGATCACCTCGCGCGTCGCCAGGTCGATGACGGTCGCGAGATACCACCAGCCGTCGATCGTCGGCAGATAGGTGATGTCACCGACGAGCTTCATGCCGGGCCGGTTAGCGGTGAAGTCGCGGCCGACCAGGTCCGGAGCCGGTGCGGCCTTGGTGTCCTGTTGCGTCAGGTGGCGGCGTCTGCGGCGGGTGATGCCGCGGATGTCGCGCTCGCGCATGATCCGCTCGACCTTCTTCCGGTTGATCGCATGTCCCTTGCGCCGCAGCGCGGCGTGCACGCGCGGGGCGCCGTAGGCACCCCGCGAGGAGGCGTGGATCTCACGGATCTCCTCGCTCAACTCGTCCTCGGCGCACTGTCGTTCGGCCGCTGTCGGCCGGGCCGCCAGCCAGGAGTAGAAGGTGGAGCGGTTGATCCCCGTGACACGGCACAGCAAAGCCACGCTGTAGCCGCCAGGGTTGGCCTCGGCGGCCTTCTCCGCGTCGATGAAACGGCACAGCGTGCCTACTTCATCGTCTCCTTCGCGAAGAAGGCCGCTGCTTTTTTCAAGATCTCGATCGTCTGCTGCTGTTCCCGGTTCTCCCTGCGCAGCCGCTGGAGCTCATCCTTCTCCGCCGTGGTCAGCGCGCCGGGCGCCCCCTCGCCGCAGTCGACCTTCGCCTGCTTCACCCAGCCGCGAAGCCCCTCCGCACTCACACCGAGTTCCCGGGCGACCTCGGTGACGTTCCGCCCTGACGACCGGACCAGTGCCACCGCGTCCCGCTTGAACTCCGACGTGTACCGCTTGCTCATGTTGCTCTTGCCACTCAACCTGGACTGCTTCCTCCGGGACTGATCCGTCCCAGTATCAGGCTGTCCACTTCAGAGGGGGAACTTCACTCCTGACGGCCCCGGTAGCATTGCTGTCGGCGAGATCGATCACGGCCTCGGGCTTGGGTTCCCGGCAGCCGGCGCGGTGAGCCCCTTCGGCAGCCTCCCTCATTCGTTTACGCATCGACCTGGCATATTCGCTCCGGCCGGTTCCGTGTGGCTACTGTGTCGCCGCGAAGCCCATGTGGTCCCGTGGAGGGGTCCGACCCGCGACCGGCACTCTGCCGCCCGAGGACGAGCACGTAGCCCGGCCGTGGCCATGCAAGCACCCTGGTGACGCTGGAGATGGACGGCAACGGTCCCGCCCCGATCGGACGCCGTATCGCCGCGTGGCGAATACGTCGCGGTGTCACCGCGGGCGAACCGGCAGCGCCGGCGCGGTTGCTCAGGCCACTGGAGCAGGTGCGGTCCTGCCTGTGGATCCCGGACACAAGCATTGCGCGGCTTGTAATGCATAGGTCGTCGGTTCGAATCCGACAGGGCGCTCAGGAGAAGGCCACGGCACCGCGATTGGGCCGCCTCGCGAGTGTTCGTGGCTGGCGGTGCCGTCTCCTGCAACGGGCAAAGCCGTACCGCCAAATGGTGGACTCGCATCCAAACCCCCGGGGATCGATACGGAGCGTGGGCTCTGCAGGCTTGAGCTCTCACAATGATGGCCACGGCACTTTGCGCCGTGGCCATCTTGCGTGCATTCAGGCTGCACTCTTTTGCGAAGGAACGCGCAATGCGTCCGGGATCCACTCCTTCGTCCGGGAATCTGCGATCGCCACGACCCACTCACCCACGTGGCCGGCTTCCGGGCGGTGAAGCACCACTGTCAGCTCATGAGGTCCTTCACTGAGTTCGACGTCGGCGAAGGTGTTCATTCGCGGCATGTGCGGGGTCGGGAACATCGCACCGCCGTCACGACCGAACAGCCAGTTGCCGTCCAGCCAGACGCGGACCAGAAGGTTGCTCGCGACCATGACGCGCACGTTCTGAACGCCTTGGGCGTCAAGCGGATAGCGAAGGAGCATCAGGTCATTCTCGAAGCCCTCAGCAGCCAACTGCGACCACGTGCCTTCCAGCTCGACGCTGGTGCTCTCGCCTGCCAACTCGGGCGCCGGCGCGTGAGAGGCGGGCATGAACCAGTCGTTCAGTGCGCCGAGTTCGCCCGCGCGCGTCGACCAGCTCCGAGTGACCCGCACCGCTTTCGAGCGCGGGTCCCAGTCGTGTTCGGCTTCGCGAGGCACGAAGGTGACGCGCTCGCGCAACCCGAGAACGAGATCGGTGAACTCCTCGATCGTCGCCGGAGCGTTGAGGTTCACGATTCCCGGGCTGAGCACGAGATCTGAGCCGATGGGTGCGAGCCATTCTCTCGGGATCGACTCCGGCGCGAGAATTCCGAGCGTTGCACCAACCGACGCGGCCGAGCTGTCCGTGTCTTTTCCGCAGTTCGATGTGATGAGGATCGACTTCGCGAAATCACCGCGCCCCGCCAATAGGCCTAGCACGACGAAGCCTGTGTTCATGAGCACATCGGTGAAGTCCTGCGACTCGAATCGGCTCAGGATCCGTGACCGAACGTCTCGCCAGTCCGGGAACTCCTCGAACCATGTGCGCGTGGCGATGACGACCTGGCCTATTCCGGAATCGCGGGGAATGACGCTGAGACCCGCGTCGAGCAGATCATCGACAGTGCCGCTCGAGAAGGCCCTGCTCTGCAGCGCCGCCAAGAACATGGGAGCGACGATGCCGTCGCCGGCGTGATCGACGCAGGCGTCGCGGTAGGCGTACTCGGCGGCTGTTGCCGGGTCGGACGGTGCCAGACAGGCCCAGATCTCACTGCGGATGGCCGCGCCCTCGCCCTTTGTGAACCAATTGTCGAACGAACCACTGAACGGGGGGAGGATTCCCTCGCGAAGGTTGCGCTTGGCGACCCCGTACTCGTTGAAGGGGAACTCCACATGCGTCGTCCACGCCGCAGCGAGTGCACTTGAGGTGACCGACGGCTCTGCCTGCTCGGCGAGAACGCACGCCCAGACGACCTGAAGATCGAGATCATCGTTCGGCACCATCTCGGTCGGTACGGGCTCGTAGAACGTTGCGGCCAGCGGACCGTCGAGGCCCTCGAACGGCTGACCGAGTGTTCCTCCGATCGCTTTCCCGAGCCAACATCCGAGAACGGCTTCGCGGCTGATTGAAGTCATGCTTGCCCCTACTTGCTTCTGAGGTCGTTTGCGCAACGCAATTGCGGCGAACGGGTAAACCGATCGGGGTTGCCTGAGAACTCCGTGGTGACTGAAATCGACGCCCGCTCGCCCGGAAGCAGAGTGAGGAGCATGTCGCCAGCGACAGCCGCGGGGTCGATTCGATCTGCGAAGAGCGAAACGTCCCGCAGTAGGCTCTTCGCTTCGATGTCGATGCGGTAGCCGTTCGGTTCGGCGATGACGGCCGCCGAGTAGACGGGCTCCGGGTACTCGAGGTTCTTGTCGGCGTCGAAGTACCAGGTGGCCCGGTATCCGTCGGCGTCGGCGACAATGAGTTCGCGGGCGGGGTTTACTGCCTCGCTGACGGTCGGCTCGAGTGCGAGACGGGCGACTGATCTGCCCTCGACCGTGCATTCGACGTGCTGCGTGGCCGATTCGGCTCCGTCGAAGCTCATCCGACACACGCTTGCAGTCACATCCCATGGCTCGTCGCGCTCGTTGATCGCCACCAGCTGAAGCGCCGCACCGAGCGGCTGCACGGTAAGAAGCCGGTCAGCGTAGGCATTCCGAAGCGCGTACCACGACGGCTTGAGTCGGGATGCGCTGTCGACGACAGACCACGACAGCGCCGGCCAGCAGTCATTGAGCTGCCACAACACTGTCCCCGCACACAGCGGTGCCAGCGACCGGAAATGCTCGACGCCTGTGGTGATGGCCCTCGCCTGGTTGAGCTGTGTCGCGAACAACCAGTCGTCGAACCCATCCAGATCGCCGAAGTGGGCGTCGAGTCCCCTCTGCAGCTTGAGCTCGCCGTCCGCGGCCTTCTGGTGGTGCTGCAGTGTTGCCGAGTGTCGGCTCAGTTCAGCCTCTCCGACCGAATCGAGGAGCGTGCGATACGCGGCGGGTGCCTGATAGCCGAACTCCGCCACGAACCGTGGTCGCAGATCGCGATAGGCGAGGTAGTCCTCGGAGTTCCATACTTCCCAGGCGTGTGACGTGCCGTGCGCCGAGTCGTTCGGGTGCACGTCGGGGCTGCCGGAGTACGGGCTGTTCGGCCAGTATGGCCGAGTCGGGTCGAGCTCGGCCAGCCACTGCGGGAGGAGCTCCATCCAGTACCGCTCGCCCCAGTCACGATCGCCGAGCACCGGCTTCCACTCCCAGTCCTGGTAGCCCCAGAGCGTCTCGTTGCCGCCGAACCAGAGCGCCAGGCTCGGATGCGAGGCGAGGCGCACGACGTTCTCGCGCACCTCCGAATCGACCTCCCCGATGAGCTCGGGGGTCTCGGGGTAGGCAGCGCATGCGAACAAGAAGTCTTGAGCAATCAGGAGGCCCAACTGATCGGCGACATCGTAGAATTCCTCCGCCTCGTAATTTCCTCCGCCCCACACGCGCACGAAATTGACGTTCGCCGCCGCCGCCTGCTCGAGGCGCTCGCGGTACTCCCGTCGGCCTACCCTGGTGGGAAAGCAATCGTCGGGAATCCAGTTGACACCGCGCGCGAAGACACGCACACCGTTCACCACGATCGTGAATGGAGATCCCTCGGCGTCCGGTTCTGATTCGATCTCCACGGTGCGGAAGCCGATTTTCCTCTCCCAGCGGTCGATCGGCCGGCCCGACCGATCGACGAGGGTGATGGTGAGGTCATAGCGCGCGGCCTCGCCGTATCCACGTGGCCACCACAGCTCAGGCGACGCAACCTCCGCCCGAACGGTGACGGCGTTCTCGACGCCGTTCACCGGGAACGACAGAACACTCTCGCCGAGCTCGAGCAGGAGGCTGAGCCCGGCGGAGTCGGCGCCCGGCTGTCGAAGCAGTTCCACCTGAGCGGCAACAGCGCCGACGCCGCCCTCGACTGTGACGGTGGGAACGACCGTTCCGATCCGCGCTGCGCTCCAGATCTCAATGGCAACGGGTTTCCAGATTCCCGCGGTGACGAGTGTCGGGCCCCAATCCCAGCCGAAGTTGCTCGCAGTCTTCCTGATGAACGGGTACGGCTCGTCGTAGGGATTCGGCAGCGGCCCGATCTCGTCGCAGCGCGCAAGCGCTCGCGCGTAGGGTGACTGGAAGCGCACCTCGAGCAGGTCTGCGTTTCCCGTGAGCTTGTTCGTCACATCGATGCGCAAGCTCGTGAACATTGATGTCGTCTCGCCGATCAGGGTGCCGTTCAGCCGCACTTCAGCGAAGGTGTCGAGACCCTGGAAGTGCAGCTCGATGCGCCCGTTCTCCGCGGTCACCGCGGGCAGCTCGCAGCGGTAGATCCAGTTGCTGTGTCCGATCCAGTCGGTCAGGCGCTCGTTGTCGCCGATGTATGGGTCGGCGATGAGCCCGGCCGCAAGCAAATCGGTGTGTACAGAACCGGGAACGGTGGCGGGGACGCCGCTGACATCGATACCGGCTCCCGAGTGGGTCGCAGGCTCCCTACTCACCGTCCAGGAGTCCGAGAGGGGAATCGTCGTGCGCACGCCTTTCGTCATCGTGTGTTCCTCGTTCTGATGTCATCCGGCCACGCGAGCGGAATGCCGAGCCGGGTGGTGAGCAGGGACTGGAAGTCCGCGAGATGAATCTCGCTTGATCTCACCCCGCTCGGCGTCCGGCCGTTGGTGATGCAGTAGGCGAGCAGGGCGCCCGCGGCCTCGCCGATGCTCCACTCGACAGGGTGGAGGCGGTATGCGCCGTTCGTCACGTGTGTCGTGCCGATGTTCTTGTTCGCCGCGAGCACGTTTCGCACCCGCACCGGGATCAACGCGCCCATCGGTATCTGGAACGGGTGGCAGGCGACATCCACATAGCTGCGGCCGGCGGCCGTCGGATGCAGGTCGATTCTGTATCCCCCGATTCCCACAGTGTCGCGGAAGATCGCGGAACCCCGCCCTTCGGTGGCGTCGAGCCCGATGTG
This region includes:
- a CDS encoding glycoside hydrolase family 2 protein, translating into MTKGVRTTIPLSDSWTVSREPATHSGAGIDVSGVPATVPGSVHTDLLAAGLIADPYIGDNERLTDWIGHSNWIYRCELPAVTAENGRIELHFQGLDTFAEVRLNGTLIGETTSMFTSLRIDVTNKLTGNADLLEVRFQSPYARALARCDEIGPLPNPYDEPYPFIRKTASNFGWDWGPTLVTAGIWKPVAIEIWSAARIGTVVPTVTVEGGVGAVAAQVELLRQPGADSAGLSLLLELGESVLSFPVNGVENAVTVRAEVASPELWWPRGYGEAARYDLTITLVDRSGRPIDRWERKIGFRTVEIESEPDAEGSPFTIVVNGVRVFARGVNWIPDDCFPTRVGRREYRERLEQAAAANVNFVRVWGGGNYEAEEFYDVADQLGLLIAQDFLFACAAYPETPELIGEVDSEVRENVVRLASHPSLALWFGGNETLWGYQDWEWKPVLGDRDWGERYWMELLPQWLAELDPTRPYWPNSPYSGSPDVHPNDSAHGTSHAWEVWNSEDYLAYRDLRPRFVAEFGYQAPAAYRTLLDSVGEAELSRHSATLQHHQKAADGELKLQRGLDAHFGDLDGFDDWLFATQLNQARAITTGVEHFRSLAPLCAGTVLWQLNDCWPALSWSVVDSASRLKPSWYALRNAYADRLLTVQPLGAALQLVAINERDEPWDVTASVCRMSFDGAESATQHVECTVEGRSVARLALEPTVSEAVNPARELIVADADGYRATWYFDADKNLEYPEPVYSAAVIAEPNGYRIDIEAKSLLRDVSLFADRIDPAAVAGDMLLTLLPGERASISVTTEFSGNPDRFTRSPQLRCANDLRSK